A window from Vulcanimicrobium alpinum encodes these proteins:
- a CDS encoding ATPase, T2SS/T4P/T4SS family, which translates to MTPRIYMVVGAKGGVGATTIALELIDELPSDGPRVIVDADLGGRRAIAVSFDAVSALDLARVPGTPGTAKTNNGMTVVELARTYEDGFILTSNGVENTVGKLLASSGLIVVDSPQPFAATVRPFIARAAQIVVVTEPTLLGVASARSMFAALERFGIPNERIAFVLNNPRGIAELRRNEIQGALKTTIAAELPSKRERTYERAFKQFAAQLAAAQSGPELTGLRQSTAKPLGDRREARRDYAAAPPVAAFPGSQGKPQAVGDNGAVPAAPSEALERVKAELHGTLMKRIDFLAAARAHTDAQKMAELRQQVNGIADEFLAKKTEEITSAEEASRIRAEVIAEALGLGPLESLLSDGSITEIMVNGHANVYIERRGRVERTAKRFVDDRQVRLVIERIIAPLGRRLDESSPMVDARLPDGSRVNAIIEPLAIDGPTLTIRRFGTKRFGIDDLIAVNAITPPVVDFLRACVEARLNVLVSGGTGSGKTTLLNALSSFIPKSERIVTIEDAAELKLDQPHVVRLESRPANLEGKGAIPIRELVRNSLRMRPDRIVVGECRGGEALDMLQAMNTGHDGSLTTIHANTARDAVARVETMVLMAGFDLPVRAIREQVSSAVDLIVQVARLRDGSRRVTNVSEVVGMEGDVVTMQDLVVYNQRGVDPQGNVIGEFEPTGVQPTCLTRFEEMGIEFDPVIFSGNTPTARRAGATWLR; encoded by the coding sequence ATGACCCCTCGCATCTACATGGTCGTCGGCGCCAAGGGCGGCGTCGGCGCGACCACGATCGCCCTCGAACTGATCGACGAACTGCCCTCCGACGGCCCGCGCGTCATCGTTGACGCCGACCTCGGGGGGCGGCGCGCTATCGCCGTCTCCTTCGACGCGGTCTCTGCGCTCGATCTCGCCCGCGTTCCCGGCACGCCGGGAACGGCAAAGACGAACAACGGGATGACCGTGGTCGAACTTGCGCGCACGTACGAAGACGGGTTCATCCTGACCTCGAACGGCGTCGAGAACACCGTTGGAAAGCTTCTCGCGAGCAGCGGTCTCATCGTCGTCGATTCGCCGCAGCCGTTTGCTGCCACGGTGCGCCCCTTCATCGCGCGCGCCGCGCAGATCGTCGTGGTCACCGAGCCGACCTTGCTCGGCGTCGCATCGGCACGCTCGATGTTCGCCGCGCTCGAACGCTTCGGCATCCCCAACGAGCGCATCGCGTTCGTGCTCAACAACCCGCGCGGGATCGCCGAACTGCGCCGCAACGAGATCCAGGGCGCACTCAAGACCACGATCGCCGCGGAGCTTCCGTCAAAGCGCGAGCGCACCTACGAACGCGCGTTCAAACAGTTCGCGGCACAGCTTGCCGCCGCACAGTCGGGTCCGGAACTTACCGGGCTGCGGCAGTCGACCGCCAAGCCGCTGGGCGATCGCCGCGAAGCGCGGCGGGATTACGCCGCTGCTCCGCCGGTTGCGGCATTCCCGGGAAGCCAAGGGAAACCGCAGGCGGTCGGCGACAACGGCGCCGTGCCGGCTGCTCCGAGCGAGGCGCTCGAGCGCGTCAAAGCCGAGCTCCACGGCACGCTGATGAAGCGGATCGACTTCCTGGCCGCGGCACGCGCGCACACCGACGCGCAGAAGATGGCCGAACTGCGCCAGCAGGTCAACGGCATCGCCGATGAGTTCCTGGCGAAGAAAACCGAGGAGATCACCTCCGCCGAGGAAGCCTCACGCATCCGCGCCGAGGTCATCGCCGAAGCGCTCGGCCTCGGGCCGCTCGAGAGTCTGCTCAGCGACGGGTCGATCACGGAAATCATGGTCAACGGGCACGCGAACGTCTACATCGAGCGTCGCGGGCGCGTCGAGCGCACCGCGAAGCGCTTCGTGGACGATCGCCAGGTTCGGCTTGTCATCGAGCGCATCATCGCCCCACTGGGGCGGCGCCTCGACGAGTCGAGCCCGATGGTCGACGCGCGTCTCCCCGACGGCTCCCGCGTCAACGCGATCATCGAGCCGCTCGCGATCGACGGACCGACGCTCACGATTCGCCGCTTCGGCACGAAGCGTTTCGGCATCGACGACCTCATCGCGGTCAACGCCATCACCCCTCCGGTCGTCGACTTCCTGCGCGCCTGCGTCGAAGCCCGCCTGAACGTCCTCGTCAGCGGCGGTACCGGCTCAGGGAAGACGACGCTCCTCAACGCGCTCTCGAGCTTCATCCCGAAATCGGAACGCATCGTGACGATCGAGGACGCGGCCGAACTCAAGCTCGATCAGCCGCACGTCGTGCGGCTCGAGTCACGGCCGGCAAACCTCGAAGGCAAAGGCGCGATCCCGATTCGCGAACTCGTCCGCAACTCGCTGCGTATGCGTCCCGACCGCATCGTGGTCGGCGAGTGCCGCGGCGGCGAAGCGCTTGACATGCTGCAGGCGATGAATACCGGTCACGACGGCTCGCTCACCACGATCCACGCCAACACCGCGCGCGACGCCGTCGCCCGCGTCGAGACGATGGTGCTGATGGCCGGCTTCGATCTGCCGGTGCGCGCTATTCGCGAACAGGTTTCGAGCGCCGTCGATCTGATCGTGCAGGTCGCGCGCCTGCGCGACGGTTCGCGCCGCGTCACCAACGTCAGCGAAGTCGTCGGCATGGAAGGCGACGTCGTCACCATGCAGGATCTCGTCGTCTACAACCAGCGCGGCGTCGATCCCCAAGGCAACGTGATCGGCGAGTTCGAGCCGACCGGCGTCCAGCCGACATGCCTCACGCGCTTCGAAGAAATGGGGATCGAATTCGACCCGGTCATCTTCAGCGGCAATACCCCGACCGCACGTCGGGCAGGAGCAACATGGCTGCGGTAG
- a CDS encoding type II secretion system F family protein: MAAVAPFAIVLFGVAAIGLLFTSFWAPILKRLEGIGTQFTIDLDICDMRIQPTQYVLVWLGIGVGAWVLTLLLLRPAPLIAFLLLLAFVPLSYLMARTWLRRKRAARVALFREQLETALRTLAGGLRVGLGIRQALIMVGEQSRDPVKLEFTRVVGLTNIGMSILDAFDQMALRMTNPETGMLARVIRVQSQTGGDLATVLDNLATTIRDRRRLFRRISAVTAQGRATGWLLGMLPIGVGLFVVISQPMLRGAMLQTTLGQVLLAIALALDALAVYFLLKITKVDP, translated from the coding sequence ATGGCTGCGGTAGCACCCTTTGCGATCGTCCTCTTCGGCGTCGCTGCGATCGGTCTGCTCTTCACGTCGTTCTGGGCTCCGATCCTCAAGCGCCTGGAAGGGATCGGAACGCAGTTCACGATCGATCTCGATATCTGCGACATGCGCATCCAACCGACGCAATACGTGCTGGTCTGGCTCGGTATCGGCGTCGGCGCCTGGGTGCTGACATTGCTGCTGCTGCGGCCCGCGCCGCTCATCGCGTTTCTGCTGTTGCTCGCGTTCGTGCCGCTCTCGTATCTGATGGCGCGGACCTGGTTGCGCCGCAAGCGCGCGGCGCGCGTCGCACTATTCCGCGAACAACTCGAGACCGCGCTGCGCACACTCGCCGGCGGCCTTCGCGTCGGTCTCGGGATCCGGCAAGCGCTGATCATGGTCGGCGAGCAGAGCCGAGACCCGGTGAAGCTCGAGTTCACCCGCGTCGTCGGCCTCACCAACATCGGGATGAGCATTCTCGACGCCTTCGATCAAATGGCATTGCGCATGACGAATCCGGAAACCGGGATGCTCGCGCGCGTGATTCGCGTGCAGTCGCAGACTGGCGGCGACCTCGCCACCGTCCTCGACAACCTGGCCACGACGATCCGCGACCGCCGCCGGCTCTTCCGCCGCATCAGCGCGGTGACGGCGCAAGGACGCGCAACGGGGTGGCTGCTGGGGATGCTGCCGATCGGCGTTGGACTGTTCGTCGTCATCTCGCAGCCGATGCTGCGCGGGGCGATGCTGCAGACGACGCTCGGTCAAGTACTCCTCGCGATCGCGCTCGCGCTCGACGCGCTTGCCGTCTACTTCCTGCTGAAGATCACGAAGGTCGATCCATGA
- a CDS encoding type II secretion system F family protein: protein MSPLLANPYTLALGGAASTFLIVLSTIPTPSSMANRLNKLEKVKEKDLFQRNMIIQQIVTKERQTQTKQRLVEAGWYNLSPTQMTIRGMGALGLGTVVGIALWLLAGNSVLGIMLGLFTALVAWRLPSFLLSRAIKKRKEEISRELPDFLDLLSTTVEAGLALNAALIQATEAAQGSLKAELQSTLSEIKLGRSRADALTAMADRVNEQSVTTMVTAVVQAEKLGSNLTVVLQELAKDTRDRRWMLAEETAAKLPIKMIIPMALFMIPSLYLMIFGPVIAQTVTNWGK, encoded by the coding sequence ATGAGCCCGCTGCTCGCCAATCCGTATACGCTAGCGCTCGGGGGCGCGGCGTCCACCTTCCTCATCGTGCTGTCGACGATTCCGACGCCCAGCTCGATGGCGAACCGTCTCAACAAGCTGGAAAAGGTCAAAGAGAAAGACCTTTTCCAGCGCAACATGATCATCCAGCAGATCGTCACCAAAGAGCGGCAGACGCAGACGAAGCAGCGGCTCGTCGAAGCCGGCTGGTACAACCTCTCGCCGACGCAGATGACGATCCGCGGCATGGGCGCGCTGGGTTTGGGAACGGTCGTCGGCATCGCGCTGTGGCTGCTCGCCGGCAACTCGGTCCTCGGCATCATGCTGGGTCTGTTCACGGCGCTGGTCGCGTGGCGTCTCCCGTCGTTCTTGCTCTCGCGCGCGATAAAGAAGCGCAAAGAAGAGATTAGCCGCGAACTCCCCGACTTTCTCGACCTGCTCTCGACGACCGTCGAAGCCGGACTCGCGCTCAACGCTGCGCTGATCCAAGCAACCGAGGCCGCACAAGGATCGCTGAAGGCCGAGCTGCAGTCGACGCTCTCCGAAATCAAGCTCGGCCGATCGCGTGCCGACGCGCTCACGGCGATGGCCGACCGTGTCAACGAACAAAGCGTCACCACGATGGTGACGGCGGTCGTACAGGCCGAGAAGCTCGGTTCGAATCTCACCGTCGTCCTACAGGAACTCGCGAAAGATACGCGCGACCGCCGCTGGATGCTCGCCGAAGAGACGGCCGCGAAGCTGCCGATCAAGATGATCATCCCGATGGCGCTGTTCATGATCCCGTCGCTGTACCTGATGATCTTCGGCCCGGTCATCGCGCAAACGGTCACCAACTGGGGCAAATGA
- a CDS encoding prepilin peptidase — protein MIASVAALFTAIAFGVAGWLGSGLGVALCRDIVAHDDGPRPVAFPAWPFPVAGAAVGLAAQLHGASATHLAMLFVVVAALAACAASDLRCGMIPDVCSLGALALVLGFAAFERNWGSLLGAGVVFVPFAGAALVSRGRGMGWGDVKIACLGGALLGGPDATLAFILASLAAYIIARRSGERRPIAFGPYLTGSIFLALTLERSV, from the coding sequence ATGATCGCCTCGGTCGCCGCCCTCTTCACCGCAATCGCCTTCGGCGTCGCGGGGTGGCTGGGTTCTGGGCTCGGCGTGGCCTTGTGCCGCGACATCGTCGCGCACGACGACGGTCCGCGCCCGGTCGCGTTTCCGGCCTGGCCGTTCCCGGTTGCGGGTGCGGCGGTCGGGCTCGCCGCGCAATTGCACGGCGCCAGCGCCACGCACCTCGCGATGCTGTTCGTGGTCGTCGCGGCGCTGGCCGCGTGCGCCGCGTCGGATCTGCGCTGCGGGATGATCCCGGATGTCTGCAGTCTCGGCGCGCTCGCGCTCGTCCTCGGTTTCGCCGCGTTCGAACGCAACTGGGGATCGCTGCTCGGCGCCGGAGTCGTGTTCGTCCCGTTCGCCGGCGCGGCGCTCGTCTCGCGCGGACGCGGGATGGGCTGGGGCGACGTGAAGATCGCCTGCCTCGGCGGCGCGCTGCTCGGCGGCCCGGATGCGACGCTGGCGTTCATCCTCGCGTCGCTGGCGGCCTACATCATCGCGCGCAGGTCGGGGGAGCGCCGCCCGATCGCCTTCGGCCCCTACCTGACGGGATCGATCTTTCTCGCGCTCACTTTAGAACGTTCGGTATGA
- a CDS encoding DUF192 domain-containing protein: MGLLKNASTGTIIATRVDRAASFLQRAVGLLARPNVRPDEGLWIERCNAIHTMAMRSPIDVIFVDDTGRVKRVVHHVKPHKLAVTCFSAKAVIELGAGTLEAEDVLVGDLLELV; this comes from the coding sequence ATGGGTCTGCTCAAAAACGCCAGCACCGGCACGATCATCGCGACGCGCGTCGATCGTGCGGCCAGCTTCCTGCAGCGCGCCGTCGGCCTGCTGGCGCGTCCGAACGTCCGGCCCGACGAGGGCCTCTGGATCGAGCGCTGCAACGCAATCCACACGATGGCGATGCGCTCGCCGATCGACGTCATCTTCGTCGACGACACAGGCCGCGTCAAACGCGTCGTCCACCACGTCAAGCCGCACAAGCTCGCCGTGACGTGCTTCTCAGCGAAGGCCGTGATCGAGCTCGGCGCGGGGACCCTCGAAGCCGAAGACGTGCTCGTCGGGGACCTGCTCGAACTGGTGTAA
- a CDS encoding glycosyltransferase family 87 protein, with protein MYAEPLRILRGRFWFWTALLTIYAAAPVWWTIHHDFGDWRAFAIAGSRAGTPALLHPPELWQAFLYVPAAAYAIAPLSRLPLSVGFAIEATFMVLCAGVSSIVLARCYRISQSIATALVFAWWPTLYAALVAGQNATFGLLCSLLTISGMVENAPLRTALPLGLLLYKPTYALPLVLVLAVRGRLREVMSAAAIGALLYVVSVMATGGDSMWPTTLAQLVHQYFAQDFRLNAAMALALPGLLNRVGAAPWLIGAICVLLGVASAVASRSARDLEAGSFACLAGLALSAHAWAYDAVLALPAIAWCATHLREPLRTRLISAVYFVADTALFSPVLFIDPLAIPIVGGTIAWLAIRLRGGRLHQFEQVPDEHVFGFEGPRAELDHGLR; from the coding sequence GTGTACGCCGAGCCGCTGCGGATCCTACGCGGCCGGTTCTGGTTCTGGACCGCGCTGCTGACGATCTATGCCGCAGCGCCCGTGTGGTGGACGATTCACCATGACTTCGGGGATTGGCGTGCATTTGCGATCGCCGGATCCCGGGCGGGAACCCCTGCGTTGCTGCATCCGCCCGAGCTGTGGCAGGCGTTCTTGTACGTCCCGGCCGCAGCCTATGCGATCGCTCCGCTTTCGAGGCTGCCGCTCAGTGTCGGGTTCGCGATTGAAGCAACGTTTATGGTTCTGTGCGCCGGAGTCTCGTCAATTGTCCTGGCGCGCTGCTATCGCATCTCGCAGTCGATCGCGACAGCCCTCGTTTTCGCTTGGTGGCCTACCCTTTATGCGGCGCTGGTTGCGGGGCAGAATGCAACCTTCGGGCTGCTGTGTTCTCTTCTTACAATTTCCGGCATGGTGGAAAACGCTCCGTTGCGCACGGCGCTTCCTTTGGGCCTGCTGCTCTACAAGCCGACGTATGCGTTGCCGCTCGTGCTGGTTTTGGCAGTCCGTGGGCGATTACGCGAGGTGATGAGTGCGGCCGCGATCGGTGCACTTCTGTACGTGGTGAGCGTGATGGCGACCGGCGGAGACTCAATGTGGCCGACGACGCTAGCTCAACTCGTCCACCAATATTTCGCACAAGACTTTCGCCTGAATGCCGCAATGGCATTGGCGTTGCCCGGACTCTTGAATCGTGTCGGCGCGGCGCCGTGGCTAATTGGGGCGATCTGTGTTTTGCTCGGTGTGGCCTCCGCCGTCGCATCACGATCTGCTCGCGACCTTGAAGCCGGGAGCTTCGCATGCCTTGCCGGTCTCGCGCTCAGCGCTCACGCATGGGCATATGACGCCGTCTTGGCGCTGCCGGCGATCGCTTGGTGCGCGACGCATTTACGCGAGCCCCTTAGAACGCGACTTATTTCCGCTGTCTATTTCGTCGCAGATACCGCGCTCTTCTCGCCCGTCCTGTTCATCGATCCGCTAGCCATACCCATTGTCGGCGGAACGATTGCGTGGCTTGCGATCCGCCTGCGCGGCGGCCGATTACACCAGTTCGAGCAGGTCCCCGACGAGCACGTCTTCGGCTTCGAGGGTCCCCGCGCCGAGCTCGATCACGGCCTTCGCTGA
- a CDS encoding AfsR/SARP family transcriptional regulator, with the protein MCAPAGSGKTTALLQYAAAYPRTEYVAARPGMTIAELERIVASVPTNSQLIIDDLDLALPAAIDELLKAVVSCAPHAPRLIVSSRSCRLLRAQNIVARGFGSVIDRTDLAFDLAETQQLADRLGLTYDAKDLAELLHVTEGWTLPLTWILRSATEDTRRMRDAFERWSSRYGPLLIEFVAEHCSRDTGMRDAFLAALRDRAQCTQPVLAELAAAGCPVADVRGSLRPYRILRRLATRSLVKSRRAEPETSQPLALNLLGRFACRVGDRHVVFARRRDQNVLVCVALSPDARVTRQELIAAFWPDVPQAVAMQGLRTSLSRLRRSIADAAGCEAERFLQIDATISINLENATVDARRFSEHVEYGAMEERRGELESARRHYAAAERLYTDHLLASEAVEPVLAPHVREYMARFGMVLDRLVELFTQMRDLDAARTYERRGLPLRKITAALQTA; encoded by the coding sequence GTGTGCGCGCCTGCCGGTTCCGGCAAGACGACCGCGCTGCTGCAGTATGCCGCGGCCTACCCCCGGACCGAGTACGTCGCCGCGCGCCCCGGGATGACGATCGCGGAACTGGAGCGGATCGTCGCGAGCGTTCCGACGAACTCGCAACTGATCATCGACGATCTCGACCTCGCGCTTCCCGCCGCCATCGACGAACTGCTCAAGGCGGTCGTCTCCTGCGCGCCGCATGCGCCGCGCCTGATCGTCTCGAGCCGTTCGTGCCGACTCCTGCGCGCGCAGAACATCGTCGCGCGCGGGTTCGGCAGCGTCATCGATCGCACCGATCTCGCCTTCGATCTCGCGGAGACGCAGCAGCTCGCTGACCGCCTCGGCCTGACCTACGACGCCAAAGACTTGGCCGAGCTGCTGCACGTCACCGAAGGCTGGACGCTCCCGCTCACATGGATCTTGCGCAGCGCGACCGAAGACACGCGACGGATGCGCGACGCGTTCGAGCGCTGGTCGTCGCGCTACGGGCCGCTGCTCATCGAATTCGTCGCCGAGCACTGCTCGCGCGACACCGGGATGCGCGATGCGTTCCTCGCCGCGCTCCGGGATCGCGCGCAATGCACCCAGCCGGTGCTGGCCGAGCTCGCCGCCGCCGGATGTCCGGTCGCAGACGTGCGCGGCTCGCTTCGTCCGTACCGCATCCTGCGCCGGCTCGCGACCCGGTCGCTGGTGAAGAGCCGACGCGCCGAGCCGGAAACCTCGCAGCCGCTCGCGCTCAACCTGCTGGGCCGTTTCGCGTGCCGCGTCGGCGACCGTCACGTCGTGTTCGCCCGCCGGCGCGACCAGAACGTGCTGGTGTGCGTCGCGCTCTCCCCCGATGCGCGCGTCACGCGCCAGGAACTGATCGCCGCGTTCTGGCCCGACGTGCCGCAGGCAGTCGCGATGCAGGGCCTGCGCACGTCGCTCAGCCGCCTGCGCCGCTCGATCGCCGACGCGGCGGGCTGCGAGGCCGAACGGTTCCTCCAGATCGACGCGACGATCTCGATCAACCTCGAGAATGCGACCGTCGACGCGCGCCGGTTCTCCGAACACGTCGAGTACGGCGCGATGGAAGAGCGGCGCGGCGAGCTCGAGAGCGCGCGCCGCCACTACGCGGCCGCCGAACGCCTCTACACCGACCATCTGCTGGCCTCCGAAGCCGTCGAACCGGTCCTCGCGCCGCACGTCCGCGAATACATGGCGCGTTTCGGAATGGTGCTCGACCGCCTCGTCGAACTGTTCACGCAAATGCGAGATCTCGATGCCGCGCGCACGTATGAGCGCCGCGGTTTGCCGTTGCGGAAGATCACGGCTGCCCTGCAGACGGCATGA
- a CDS encoding lipocalin-like domain-containing protein, producing the protein MRRLAAICGALLIACTTAAAPPAAHGFSNARSPWRFAFPRDHAAHPGFASEWWYYTGHLRAADGRRFGYELTFFRYGLRPGDPPPSPLQSRWRGNQVYPAHLALTDEVGRRFVYDERFAREALGMGHASTRRLDVAVNGWWLRGNGPFRMHALSNEVGLDLTQTAQKPPAIHGRDGVSLKAACATCASHYYSMTRLRTEGTLRYGGATLRVDGISWMDHEFGSDQLQADQAGWDWFSLQLDDRRELMDYRLRTKAGTLTPESSGSLIDPRGAVRYLARDAVSVDATGTWKSPHTGAVYPSGWRLQVPSAGLDVMLTPVLADQELANTVGGVSYWEGAVDVTDRASGRPLGVGYVELTGYAGAISL; encoded by the coding sequence ATGAGACGTCTCGCCGCAATCTGCGGCGCGCTGCTGATCGCGTGCACGACCGCCGCCGCGCCGCCGGCGGCGCACGGATTCTCCAACGCGCGCTCGCCGTGGCGGTTCGCGTTTCCGCGCGATCATGCCGCGCATCCCGGCTTCGCGAGCGAATGGTGGTATTACACCGGCCACCTGCGCGCCGCGGACGGACGCCGTTTCGGCTACGAACTGACGTTTTTCCGCTACGGTCTGCGGCCCGGCGATCCGCCTCCGTCGCCGTTACAATCGCGCTGGCGCGGCAACCAAGTCTATCCGGCGCACCTCGCGCTCACCGACGAGGTGGGACGCCGTTTCGTCTACGACGAGCGGTTTGCGCGCGAGGCGCTGGGAATGGGGCACGCGTCGACGCGCCGGCTCGACGTCGCCGTCAACGGCTGGTGGCTGCGCGGCAACGGTCCGTTCCGAATGCACGCGCTATCGAACGAGGTCGGGCTCGACCTCACGCAGACGGCGCAGAAGCCGCCGGCGATCCACGGCCGCGACGGCGTCTCGCTGAAGGCGGCGTGCGCGACGTGCGCGTCGCATTACTACTCGATGACGCGGCTGCGCACCGAGGGGACGCTGCGGTACGGCGGCGCGACGCTCCGCGTCGACGGCATTTCGTGGATGGACCACGAGTTCGGTTCCGATCAACTGCAGGCGGATCAGGCCGGCTGGGACTGGTTTTCGCTCCAGCTCGACGACCGCCGCGAACTGATGGACTACCGTCTGCGGACGAAGGCCGGGACGCTGACCCCGGAGTCGAGCGGATCGCTGATCGACCCGCGCGGCGCGGTGCGCTACCTTGCGCGCGACGCCGTCTCCGTCGACGCCACCGGCACCTGGAAGAGCCCCCATACGGGCGCGGTCTATCCCAGCGGCTGGCGACTGCAGGTGCCCTCCGCCGGCCTCGACGTGATGCTGACGCCGGTGCTGGCCGACCAGGAGCTGGCGAACACGGTCGGCGGCGTGTCGTATTGGGAAGGTGCCGTCGACGTCACTGATCGTGCCAGCGGCCGGCCTCTCGGCGTCGGTTATGTCGAGTTGACCGGTTATGCGGGCGCGATCTCCCTGTGA